The Edaphobacter sp. 12200R-103 genome contains a region encoding:
- a CDS encoding glycosyltransferase family 39 protein, translating into MRRTLFTIGAISRSFKVALVCSLMACTLLFFLWSWHWPLVGDASLIHYICFLMDHGMAPYRDLGDMNMPGVYMVEWAVMHTYGAGELAWRIFDFTLMAAAGVSIVVITLPDWFAGLFAASLFILVHGRDGLGQAGQRDLTMAVCLLMATASLMQGVRKDRWWGFALFGVFAGVAVTIKPTAPLFAALLLLVLVITYRRQNRRSIIDVASASAAFFIGPIAAVVFLWQKDALRAFIVGLSGIVPYYASLGHKSLGFLLAHSVSPLMSLVVIWLLLLLVSRPKLTPERVILVCGVAFGLFSYIVQQRGYPYYRYSLLAFLLPLMAMDFAAAFRSWQAQRVCYALAALGLLIGGFVIAPTSIFYIHRYETHADFITSLRATLEEAGGASLSGHIQCIDSISGCGTTLYKMRLVQSTGVLSDFLLFGPETAPVVRSTRRQLLEAIEEDPPKVIVVSASLHLDRLGNYRKLERWPEFSGVLSQKYLLKTEWSPHRPNHWWSREQWPDGYRVYVLRAQ; encoded by the coding sequence GTGCGGCGAACCCTTTTTACGATCGGCGCGATTAGCCGCTCCTTCAAGGTGGCGCTGGTATGCAGCCTGATGGCCTGTACGCTGCTCTTCTTCTTATGGAGCTGGCACTGGCCGCTGGTTGGGGACGCCTCACTCATCCACTACATCTGTTTCCTGATGGATCACGGTATGGCTCCGTATCGCGATCTGGGCGATATGAACATGCCCGGCGTCTACATGGTCGAGTGGGCCGTGATGCACACCTACGGGGCAGGGGAACTGGCGTGGAGGATCTTCGACTTTACCCTGATGGCGGCGGCGGGTGTCTCTATCGTTGTGATTACGCTGCCGGACTGGTTTGCCGGACTGTTCGCTGCGTCGCTCTTTATCCTGGTACATGGCCGCGATGGTCTGGGCCAGGCAGGGCAGCGAGATCTGACGATGGCGGTCTGCCTGCTAATGGCGACCGCATCATTAATGCAGGGAGTGCGGAAAGATCGATGGTGGGGTTTTGCGCTGTTCGGAGTCTTTGCCGGCGTAGCAGTCACCATCAAACCGACGGCACCTTTGTTCGCGGCTCTTCTTTTGCTGGTCCTTGTCATTACCTATCGAAGGCAGAATCGACGCTCGATCATTGACGTTGCATCCGCTTCGGCGGCGTTTTTCATCGGGCCAATCGCTGCCGTTGTCTTCCTGTGGCAGAAGGATGCGTTGCGCGCATTTATCGTCGGGCTCTCCGGCATTGTTCCTTACTACGCGAGCCTGGGGCATAAGTCTCTGGGGTTTCTACTGGCGCACAGCGTCTCGCCCCTGATGTCGCTGGTGGTGATATGGCTTCTCCTTCTGCTGGTGTCGAGGCCAAAGCTGACGCCGGAGCGTGTCATACTCGTCTGCGGTGTAGCGTTTGGGCTTTTCTCCTATATTGTTCAGCAGCGCGGCTATCCGTATTATCGGTATTCTCTGCTCGCGTTTCTTCTTCCTCTGATGGCCATGGATTTTGCCGCCGCGTTCAGGAGCTGGCAGGCACAGCGCGTCTGTTATGCGCTTGCAGCGCTGGGGTTATTGATAGGAGGATTTGTGATCGCCCCGACCTCCATTTTTTATATTCATCGCTATGAGACGCATGCGGATTTCATTACATCTCTGAGAGCGACTCTGGAAGAGGCGGGGGGAGCGAGCCTGTCTGGTCATATTCAGTGCATCGATTCAATCTCCGGCTGCGGGACGACGCTCTACAAAATGCGGCTGGTGCAATCGACAGGAGTGTTGTCGGACTTCCTGCTCTTCGGCCCGGAGACAGCTCCGGTGGTTCGTTCCACGCGCAGGCAACTTCTGGAGGCGATCGAAGAGGATCCTCCGAAAGTAATTGTGGTCAGCGCGTCGCTTCACCTCGATCGCCTCGGTAACTACAGAAAACTGGAACGCTGGCCGGAGTTTTCAGGGGTGCTTTCGCAAAAGTATCTGCTGAAGACCGAGTGGAGTCCGCACCGGCCGAATCACTGGTGGAGCCGTGAGCAGTGGCCGGATGGATACAGGGTGTATGTGCTGCGTGCGCAGTGA
- a CDS encoding carboxypeptidase-like regulatory domain-containing protein has protein sequence MKPSRFLTIFLLFFMALASHTLTAQQPASATVHGIVTDPDEAVIPGATVTLTPAKGKAVTVQSGADGAFTAKGMVSGTYVVTATMAGFATFVREGVHVAPGQALTLDIKMALEIQSQEVQVTAQSQQVSVDSDSNASSTVIKGKDLDALSDDPDELSSELSALAGPAAGPSGGQIYVDGFTGGQLPPKSSIREIRVNQNPFSAQYDKLGYGRVEVFTKPGTDKFHGHYSVQGGDKSFNTSNPFLGQANNQPDYHTVFMIGSVSGPLNRFSSFTVEGSHRDIQDNSIVNPSGFYASSADSAQPCLPGDRTCTYYPSIPEADRAVLHPQTRSDLSPRADFALGDKNTLTVRYQYYVNGSKNNGVGNTNLATTGYSSDATEHTIRISDTQIVSPRVINETRFEYQREYSSQNPLSTDPTLSVQGIFTAGGSSLGVQKSTSNHIEVQNYTSVALQKHFMRLGVRLRTTGESVTSTKGENGTFTYSYLLDPCTDPNQTADQRAAIGCSEKVVTTCDQANASISSYECGNPSQYAKTEIHEPTVHARMTDVGVYAEDDWKLKPNLTLTFGLRYEAQNLINSAHDIAPRVSFAWGIPRGQGKSPVTVIRGGYGIFYDRFDLDNYVNTLQLNGTAQIPLTYINPGATCGPTNPSGCGESTVGRPTLYTLGNGLRSSYTLQAAIGVDQQLGRVGTISVNYLNARGIHEYLSRNFYDPATEGSPYNHQFQSGGVYRQNQLMVNGNARVTGINLFGFYAMSFANANTSGASFFPTSNTDTRVDYGRATFARRQFGVFGGSLQFRYGITASPFMIAQAGTPYNIITGQDPLGSSIYNARPYFANGDNGNCRDQAAFSANQTGGLTPVPINYCTGPANATFNLRLSKVFGFGERTGGAAGQGGESRGGPGGGRGGRGGGRGGFGPMGMGASSGRRYTFTLGAQAMNLFNMVPYGTPTSSLSSPRFGQFTTLATGPFSSQTAVRRIMLQASFNF, from the coding sequence ATGAAACCGAGCAGGTTTTTGACGATCTTTTTGTTGTTTTTTATGGCCCTGGCTTCTCACACCCTGACGGCGCAACAACCCGCATCTGCAACGGTTCATGGAATCGTAACCGATCCCGATGAGGCAGTTATCCCCGGCGCGACGGTCACGCTGACCCCGGCAAAGGGTAAGGCCGTGACGGTACAGTCCGGCGCGGATGGCGCCTTTACCGCCAAGGGCATGGTCTCGGGCACCTATGTGGTAACGGCGACGATGGCCGGTTTTGCCACGTTTGTCCGCGAGGGAGTCCATGTTGCTCCCGGCCAGGCGCTTACGCTGGACATCAAGATGGCCCTCGAAATTCAGTCCCAGGAGGTCCAGGTAACGGCGCAGAGCCAGCAGGTCAGCGTGGATTCTGACAGCAATGCAAGCTCGACCGTGATCAAAGGAAAAGATCTGGACGCTCTCTCGGATGACCCGGATGAGCTCTCTTCCGAGCTCTCTGCGCTCGCCGGTCCAGCTGCCGGGCCCAGCGGGGGACAGATCTACGTCGACGGATTCACGGGCGGCCAGTTGCCCCCGAAATCGTCGATCCGGGAGATTCGAGTTAACCAGAACCCGTTCTCGGCACAGTATGACAAGCTGGGCTATGGCCGCGTAGAGGTCTTCACCAAGCCGGGCACGGACAAGTTCCACGGGCACTATAGTGTTCAGGGCGGCGATAAGTCCTTCAACACATCCAATCCATTCCTTGGTCAGGCCAACAATCAGCCGGACTATCACACGGTCTTTATGATCGGAAGCGTCAGCGGTCCCCTGAACCGCTTCTCCTCTTTCACGGTAGAAGGCTCGCATCGTGACATTCAGGACAACTCGATCGTCAATCCAAGCGGATTTTATGCCAGCTCGGCAGATTCGGCTCAGCCCTGCCTGCCGGGCGACCGGACGTGTACCTACTATCCGTCGATTCCGGAGGCGGACCGTGCTGTGCTGCACCCTCAGACCCGCAGCGATCTCTCGCCGCGAGCGGATTTTGCTCTGGGGGACAAGAACACCCTGACCGTGCGGTATCAGTACTACGTCAACGGTTCGAAGAATAACGGCGTTGGCAATACCAATCTGGCTACGACCGGGTACAGCAGCGATGCGACCGAGCACACGATCCGTATCAGCGATACGCAGATCGTCAGTCCGCGTGTCATCAACGAGACCAGGTTCGAATACCAGAGGGAATACTCCTCGCAGAATCCTTTGAGCACCGATCCCACCTTGTCCGTACAGGGTATCTTTACAGCGGGAGGATCGAGCCTCGGGGTCCAGAAAAGCACTTCGAACCATATCGAAGTCCAGAACTATACCTCGGTCGCATTACAGAAGCACTTTATGCGGCTGGGCGTTCGTCTGCGGACGACGGGGGAATCCGTCACGTCAACTAAAGGTGAGAATGGCACGTTTACCTACTCGTACTTGCTGGATCCCTGTACGGATCCGAACCAGACTGCGGACCAGCGGGCCGCAATCGGTTGCTCTGAAAAGGTAGTGACGACCTGCGATCAGGCCAACGCCAGCATCTCTTCATATGAGTGCGGCAATCCCAGCCAGTATGCGAAGACGGAAATCCACGAACCTACCGTGCATGCCCGGATGACAGATGTTGGCGTCTACGCGGAGGATGACTGGAAGCTGAAGCCGAACCTGACACTCACCTTCGGTCTGCGGTATGAGGCGCAGAACCTCATAAACAGCGCACATGATATTGCTCCGCGCGTGTCGTTTGCGTGGGGCATTCCAAGAGGCCAGGGGAAATCGCCAGTAACCGTGATTCGCGGAGGGTACGGCATCTTCTACGACCGCTTCGACCTAGACAATTATGTGAATACGCTGCAGTTGAACGGCACGGCGCAGATACCGCTCACCTACATCAATCCTGGCGCGACATGCGGACCAACGAATCCAAGTGGCTGTGGAGAATCTACAGTGGGCCGTCCGACCTTGTACACGCTTGGCAATGGACTTCGCAGCTCTTACACGCTGCAGGCTGCGATAGGCGTCGATCAGCAGCTGGGCCGGGTGGGAACGATCTCAGTGAACTACCTGAATGCACGTGGCATTCACGAATACCTGAGCCGCAACTTCTATGATCCTGCGACGGAAGGATCGCCGTATAACCATCAGTTCCAGTCGGGAGGCGTCTATCGCCAGAACCAGCTGATGGTGAATGGCAATGCCCGTGTAACGGGTATCAACCTGTTCGGTTTCTATGCTATGAGCTTCGCGAATGCCAACACCTCGGGAGCCTCGTTCTTCCCGACAAGCAACACCGATACCCGCGTTGACTACGGCCGGGCCACTTTTGCGCGACGTCAGTTCGGTGTATTTGGCGGCTCGCTCCAGTTTCGTTACGGCATTACCGCCAGCCCGTTCATGATTGCGCAGGCGGGCACGCCGTATAACATCATTACGGGGCAGGATCCTTTAGGCAGCTCTATCTACAATGCACGGCCGTACTTTGCGAACGGCGACAACGGAAACTGCAGAGATCAGGCTGCATTCAGCGCAAATCAGACCGGTGGTCTTACTCCTGTTCCGATCAATTACTGCACGGGACCAGCGAATGCGACGTTCAATCTGCGTCTCTCGAAGGTCTTCGGATTCGGAGAGAGGACAGGCGGCGCTGCGGGACAAGGGGGCGAATCACGGGGAGGTCCTGGCGGTGGCCGTGGTGGACGTGGCGGCGGGCGCGGCGGATTCGGCCCGATGGGAATGGGAGCAAGCTCCGGACGTCGCTACACCTTTACCCTGGGTGCTCAGGCGATGAACCTGTTCAACATGGTGCCGTATGGTACGCCTACCAGCAGCTTGAGCTCGCCAAGGTTTGGGCAGTTCACGACACTGGCCACTGGGCCCTTCAGCTCGCAGACAGCGGTTCGCCGGATCATGCTGCAGGCCTCCTTCAACTTCTAA